From Halotia branconii CENA392, the proteins below share one genomic window:
- the uppS gene encoding polyprenyl diphosphate synthase, which translates to MTQNKGQISTLPIDLNPQYLPQHVAVIMDGNGRWATSRGLPRIAGHRQGARTLKELLRCCKDWGIKALTAYAFSTENWRRPTEEVDFLMLLFERLLRRELTQMHQEGVRISFIGDISALSKSLQTEIERSMLETLNNQAIHFTVAVNYGSRNEITQACRQVAELVQKGELNLEEINENLVEQQLYTAGILEPDLLIRTSGEMRLSNFLLWQMAYTEMYFTDIFWPDFDRAAFHQALLSYQGRDRRFGQVKPSLSA; encoded by the coding sequence ATGACACAGAATAAAGGACAAATCTCAACACTACCAATCGATTTAAATCCTCAATACTTACCCCAGCATGTAGCTGTGATTATGGATGGTAACGGTAGATGGGCGACCAGTCGAGGATTACCGCGCATTGCTGGACATCGCCAAGGAGCCAGAACACTTAAAGAACTATTGCGATGTTGCAAAGATTGGGGAATTAAAGCGCTAACAGCTTATGCTTTCTCCACAGAGAATTGGCGACGACCTACTGAAGAAGTTGATTTTTTAATGCTTTTATTTGAACGACTGCTGCGCCGTGAGTTAACGCAAATGCATCAAGAAGGTGTCAGAATCTCGTTTATTGGGGATATATCGGCTCTATCTAAATCTTTACAAACAGAAATTGAACGTTCAATGCTAGAAACGTTAAATAATCAGGCGATTCACTTTACTGTTGCAGTTAACTACGGCAGTCGCAACGAAATTACTCAAGCCTGTCGTCAAGTGGCAGAACTTGTACAAAAAGGAGAACTTAATCTTGAAGAGATTAATGAAAATCTTGTAGAACAGCAACTTTATACAGCAGGTATCTTAGAACCAGATTTACTGATTCGTACCAGTGGCGAAATGCGTTTGAGCAATTTTTTATTATGGCAAATGGCTTACACAGAAATGTATTTTACAGATATTTTTTGGCCGGATTTTGATCGCGCGGCTTTTCATCAAGCATTGTTAAGTTACCAAGGACGCGATCGCCGTTTCGGTCAAGTTAAACCTTCCTTATCAGCTTAG